A single Mustela lutreola isolate mMusLut2 chromosome X, mMusLut2.pri, whole genome shotgun sequence DNA region contains:
- the PWWP3B gene encoding PWWP domain-containing DNA repair factor 3B, whose translation MDAEYVLCNWKNQLWPAKVLSRSEMSSNSKRKKTFSLEVQILSLDEKIKVESTETKILNKSQIEALVSSLEAQSEVSSPPREETAYERSLKVALDILNEKTDLSQASSSDEEATSTLSQNDLQNLSDSPPRKKYRKHEGDGDLSKCIEESENATSLSVANLENNDSLCDDKSRVHATIDTLASEMETKSSENSSWYETFPSLSEDEDEKESKKKIDILAVMPLYSTIKEEDVCVKDEKFTPTWSSDTFIVPKAVKEEAQDICPETLAVSSECSTFSENTEDPGEGPSNPCSSTSQNQPVESEAGAAASPRHCSWECQVSLSASNRVLDYSLLLRNNEGNLQRLDFEELGEELQASDKSAQLNPIDASILDDNEEDEELPRFVFNYEPRSFETGMIVWFKYQKYPFWPAVVKSIRRKERKASVLFVEASMNPEKRGIRVPFRRLKKFDCKEKQALVDKAREEYSESIDWCISLICDYRVRLGCGSFAGSFLEYYAADISYPLRKVIKQDTFRNLFPKLHNENSAEQMVVTSQTKKMSFQKILPDRMKAARDRANKNLVDFIVNAKGTENHLLAILKGKKGSRWLKSFLNSNRFTPCIETYFEDEDQLDEVVKYLQEIYKQIDEKMLTLIRDDKIKFILEVLLPEAIICSISAVDGLDYKAAEAKYLKGPSLGCRERELFDAKILFEKRRKPLTNEAH comes from the coding sequence ATGGATGCCGAGTATGTCCTGTGCAATTGGAAAAACCAGTTATGGCCAGCAAAAGTTTTATCTAGATCTGAGATGTCAtcaaacagcaagagaaaaaagacattttccctAGAAGTTCAAATACTCTCACTggatgaaaaaattaaagtggaAAGCACAGAAACAAAGATTCTAAATAAATCTCAAATTGAAGCCCTTGTCTCCTCACTAGAAGCACAGTCAGAAGTCAGTTCTCCACCTAGAGAGGAAACAGCCTATGAAAGGTCACTAAAAGTGGCACTGGATATTCTGAATGAAAAAACAGATTTGAGTCAAGCAAGCAGTTCAGATGAAGAAGCAACCTCTACTCTGTCTCAAAATGATTTACAAAATCTTTCTGATTCACCCCCTCGTAAGAAGTATCGGAAGCATGAAGGAGATGGAGACTTATCAAAGTGTATTGAGGAAAGTGAAAATGCAACATCCCTGTCAGTAGCTAATTTAGAGAATAATGATTCCCTGTGTGATGATAAATCGCGGGTGCATGCAACCATTGATACTCTTGCAAGTGAAATGGAAACAAAGTCATCAGAAAACTCCAGCTGGTATGAAacttttccttcactttcagaagatgaggatgaaaaagaaagcaagaaaaagattGATATCTTGGCAGTTATGCCTCTGTATTCCACAATCAAAGAAGAAGACGTATGTGTTAAAGATGAAAAGTTCACTCCAACTTGGTCATCAGACACCTTCATTGTTCCCAAAGCTGTGAAAGAGGAGGCACAGGATATTTGCCCAGAGACCCTGGCTGTTTCCTCTGAATGCTCTACCTTCTCAGAGAATACTGAAGATCCAGGAGAGGGTCCCTCAAATCCGTGCTCAAGTACCAGCCAGAATCAACCTGTTGAATCAGAAGCAGGTGCTGCGGCATCCCCCAGGCATTGTTCATGGGAATGTCAGGTTTCACTTAGTGCCTCTAACCGTGTCCTGGATTACTCACTCCTTCTTAGGAATAATGAAGGAAATCTTCAGAGACTGGATTTTGAAGAACTTGGGGAAGAACTTCAAGCTTCTGATAAGTCAGCACAGCTAAATCCTATTGATGCTTCCATATTAGATGACAATGAGGAAGATGAAGAACTTCCAcgctttgtttttaattatgaacCTCGTTCATTTGAAACAGGAATGATAGTCTggtttaaatatcaaaaataccCATTTTGGCCAGCAGTGGTGAAAAGCATccggagaaaagagagaaaagcaagtgtGCTTTTTGTTGAGGCAAGCATGAATCCTGAAAAGAGAGGCATTAGGGTGCCTTTTAGAAGATTAAAGAAATTTGATTGTAAAGAGAAACAAGCACTAGTGGATAAAGCCAGGGAGGAATACAGTGAAAGTATTGACTGGTGCATCTCGCTGATTTGTGACTACAGAGTTAGACTAGGTTGTGGTTCTTTTGCCGGTTCTTTTCTTGAATATTATGCTGCTGATATTAGTTATCCACTTAGAAAAGTAATCAAACAGGACACCTTTAGGAACTTATTTCCAAAGTTGCATAATGAGAATTCTGCAGAACAGATGGTTGTCACTTCCCAGACCAAGAAAATGTCCTTCCAGAAAATTCTTCCTGACCGAATGAAGGCTGCTCGGGACCGAGCCAACAAGAACCTAGTGGATTTCATTGTGAATGCAAAGGGAACAGAGAACCATCTTCTAgccattttaaaaggcaaaaaagggTCCAGGTGGTTGAAGTCATTTTTGAATTCAAATAGATTCACTCCCTGTATTGAAACATACTTTGAAGATGAAGATCAGTTGGATGAGGTTGTGAAATACTTACAAGAAATCTACAAACAAATAGATGAAAAAATGCTGACTCTGATAAGagatgataaaattaaatttatcctGGAAGTTCTTCTGCCAGAAGCAATCATTTGTTCAATTTCTGCTGTTGATGGATTAGATTATAAGGCAGCTGAAGCAAAGTATCTAAAGGGACCATCTCTAGGATGTAGGGAAAGAGAATTATTTGATGCAAAAATCTTATTTGAAAAGAGACGGAAACCATTAACAAATGAAGCTCATTAA